From Halorubrum salinarum, the proteins below share one genomic window:
- a CDS encoding lipoate--protein ligase family protein: MTAPAVDWRLIREEARPGPMQMALDEVAAETAAAGGPATLRAYRWEPSCLTLGRHQEPETVDWGFCEREGIDVTRRQTGGGGIYHDGRGDVAYSIAVPADDVPGELLDCYHLLCEPVLDAFDRLGIDADYVEDPLPELYHPACYLRELHPAHDVVADDGRAGPRKIAGNAQYRKREAVIQHGSLTFSAEADRHLGVFDDPPVTPEEFRERVVGMDELVDADRADAVAAVEAALSDWAGAAPDATVETDGSWTDAELERAEELVAEKYRDEAWVRTRPGGGGA; encoded by the coding sequence ATGACCGCGCCCGCCGTCGACTGGCGGCTGATCCGCGAGGAGGCCCGCCCCGGCCCGATGCAGATGGCGTTAGACGAGGTCGCCGCCGAGACCGCCGCGGCGGGCGGGCCCGCCACGCTCCGCGCCTACCGCTGGGAGCCGAGCTGTCTCACCCTCGGGCGCCACCAGGAGCCGGAGACGGTCGACTGGGGCTTCTGCGAGCGCGAGGGGATCGACGTGACCCGCCGGCAGACGGGCGGGGGCGGGATCTACCACGACGGCCGCGGGGACGTGGCGTACTCGATCGCGGTCCCCGCGGACGACGTGCCGGGCGAACTGCTCGACTGCTATCACCTGCTGTGCGAGCCCGTCCTCGACGCGTTCGACCGGCTCGGGATCGACGCCGACTACGTCGAGGATCCGCTGCCGGAGCTGTACCATCCGGCGTGTTACCTCCGCGAGCTTCACCCGGCCCACGACGTGGTGGCCGACGACGGCCGCGCCGGTCCGCGCAAGATCGCCGGCAACGCGCAGTACCGCAAGCGCGAGGCGGTGATACAGCACGGGTCGCTGACGTTCTCGGCGGAGGCGGACCGACACCTCGGCGTCTTCGACGACCCACCGGTGACACCCGAAGAGTTCCGGGAGCGCGTGGTCGGGATGGACGAACTGGTCGACGCCGACCGCGCGGACGCGGTCGCGGCCGTCGAGGCGGCGCTGTCCGACTGGGCGGGAGCGGCGCCCGACGCAACCGTGGAGACGGACGGCTCGTGGACGGACGCGGAGCTGGAGCGGGCCGAAGAGCTCGTCGCGGAGAAGTACCGCGACGAGGCGTGGGTCCGAACGCGCCCCGGCGGCGGCGGAGCGTAG
- a CDS encoding sensor histidine kinase, which translates to MLSVGWDHHDLAIALDEAAVRDVLERAAELLAAALDRISSQTRDPTGEIASDIRLGAFQQAIEDAADGVAILDDEAYAYIDQTHVDMYGFDSKQELLGRSWRELYAADEAARIEKEAFDALERDGHWQGRVTGSRPDGTTFPAELSLTMVTPSRMVCTVRDVSDREAREHELALKERALDEAGTSIQITDPTQPGNPLVYVNEEFVQLTGYERSEALGRNPRFLQGPGLDSETTKRIRTAIETERPITTKLRNYTAEGEPYWAKLSVTPVRDANGIVTNYIGVQHDITEQRRRIRELRDQTERLELVLSGTETGIGEWDFSTNTVTLDATLRETVGASPTTIDEWQAIVYPEDHERAADALRRPIETGDPAAETIRIGTDDSEVTWIDLHTVVSDAGDGSASVLAMGRDATKRSERVKWASKLFDQGPLLFVQTRAVGGEAVIEACDRSFSDALGYEREAVVGQPLSEFYDDTSANSLQTDGYERALSGDLTVAERTLVTTDGDTVPCLLRAIPRTVSDEVVGTDVLFIDISEREKYTRRLEAVFNSPHQFTALVRPNKIVTDVNDTLVTRIGVDRSTIVDEPIDKFPWLNLDPNHRLTVCEAVNRAGDGELVQTEGELQGPDGLARIDVSFKPIRNAAGEITLIAVEGKDITVKTRQRQHLQVFQRVVRHNVRNDLNKLVGWTTMLAEEPDADCRQDHLRRLTRIFDGWERLTNKMQVIDRAIREIPHDESSVNIAEVTETAATAVRDDHSDATIAVSVDATDETVSRWLTHPVTEVIKNAVAAGDREDPYVNVSVRQVDNGWLQIVVADDGPGMPDIEREVLVTGEETPLQHGSELGIWLIRMLVSVLGGEIDVDVTDTGTEVVLRVPTSSANRNLGLAVPGQMS; encoded by the coding sequence GTGCTATCGGTTGGCTGGGATCACCACGATCTCGCGATCGCGTTGGACGAGGCCGCTGTCCGTGATGTTCTCGAGCGAGCAGCAGAGTTACTCGCCGCGGCACTCGACCGTATTAGCTCCCAGACCCGTGACCCGACAGGCGAGATCGCCTCGGACATTCGCCTCGGTGCGTTTCAACAGGCGATCGAGGACGCCGCCGATGGCGTCGCCATCCTTGACGACGAGGCGTACGCCTATATCGACCAGACGCACGTCGATATGTACGGATTCGACAGCAAACAGGAGCTACTCGGTCGAAGTTGGCGGGAGCTATACGCTGCGGATGAAGCGGCACGGATCGAGAAGGAAGCTTTCGACGCGCTCGAACGCGATGGTCACTGGCAGGGGCGAGTAACGGGAAGTCGGCCAGATGGAACGACGTTCCCGGCGGAGCTGTCCCTGACGATGGTCACCCCATCCCGAATGGTCTGTACGGTGCGTGACGTGAGCGATCGTGAAGCACGGGAACATGAACTCGCATTAAAAGAGCGGGCGCTGGACGAAGCAGGGACCAGCATCCAGATTACGGACCCGACCCAACCGGGGAACCCGTTGGTGTACGTCAACGAGGAGTTTGTACAGCTAACCGGATACGAGCGGTCAGAGGCTCTCGGCCGAAACCCGAGATTCCTCCAGGGCCCCGGATTAGATTCGGAGACGACAAAGCGCATCCGTACGGCGATCGAAACCGAGCGACCAATAACGACTAAGCTGAGAAACTACACCGCGGAGGGTGAACCGTACTGGGCGAAGCTCTCCGTGACGCCGGTTCGAGACGCAAACGGAATCGTGACAAACTACATCGGGGTTCAACACGATATCACCGAGCAACGACGGCGGATCAGAGAGCTCAGAGACCAGACTGAGCGGCTGGAGCTCGTCCTCAGCGGGACGGAGACGGGCATCGGTGAGTGGGACTTCAGTACCAACACAGTCACGTTGGACGCCACTTTACGAGAGACGGTCGGAGCGAGCCCGACGACGATAGACGAATGGCAAGCAATAGTTTATCCGGAGGACCACGAACGTGCCGCTGACGCCCTGCGGCGCCCGATCGAGACCGGTGACCCGGCTGCTGAGACGATACGAATCGGGACGGATGACAGCGAAGTCACGTGGATAGATCTACACACCGTTGTGAGTGATGCGGGTGATGGCTCTGCCAGTGTGCTGGCGATGGGGCGAGACGCGACGAAGCGCTCCGAGCGTGTGAAATGGGCGTCGAAACTGTTTGATCAGGGCCCGCTGCTGTTCGTTCAAACTCGGGCCGTTGGCGGCGAAGCAGTCATTGAGGCCTGTGACCGGTCGTTTTCCGACGCGCTGGGGTACGAGCGCGAAGCGGTGGTTGGACAGCCGCTCAGTGAGTTTTACGACGATACCTCGGCCAATTCGCTCCAAACAGACGGCTACGAACGCGCGCTTAGCGGCGATCTCACCGTTGCGGAACGCACGCTCGTGACGACGGACGGCGACACGGTCCCGTGTCTGTTACGGGCGATCCCGCGCACCGTCAGCGACGAAGTCGTAGGTACCGATGTGCTGTTCATCGATATCTCTGAACGCGAGAAGTACACTCGGCGACTGGAGGCAGTGTTTAACAGCCCGCACCAGTTTACCGCGTTAGTCCGCCCCAATAAAATCGTGACTGACGTGAACGATACGCTGGTTACACGCATCGGTGTGGATCGGTCGACTATAGTTGATGAACCAATCGACAAATTCCCGTGGCTGAACCTTGATCCGAACCACAGACTCACGGTTTGTGAGGCGGTCAACCGCGCGGGTGACGGTGAACTCGTCCAGACCGAAGGAGAACTACAGGGTCCAGATGGTCTCGCACGCATCGACGTATCGTTCAAGCCGATTCGTAACGCCGCTGGTGAAATCACGCTGATCGCCGTTGAGGGGAAGGATATCACCGTGAAGACGCGACAGCGACAGCATTTACAGGTGTTCCAGCGGGTCGTCCGACACAACGTCCGCAACGATTTAAACAAGCTCGTGGGATGGACAACGATGCTCGCCGAGGAACCGGACGCTGACTGTCGTCAAGATCATCTCCGCCGACTGACGCGTATATTCGACGGATGGGAACGACTTACGAACAAAATGCAGGTGATCGATCGCGCGATACGGGAGATACCACACGACGAGTCGAGCGTTAACATCGCTGAGGTCACTGAAACGGCCGCAACGGCGGTACGAGATGACCACTCGGACGCAACGATCGCTGTCTCTGTCGACGCGACCGACGAGACAGTCTCACGATGGCTTACACACCCAGTTACCGAGGTGATAAAGAACGCGGTGGCCGCAGGAGACCGAGAAGACCCGTACGTCAACGTATCGGTGAGACAGGTCGACAACGGCTGGCTCCAGATCGTCGTGGCCGACGACGGGCCTGGCATGCCAGATATAGAGCGGGAGGTACTCGTCACCGGCGAAGAGACGCCGTTACAGCACGGTTCTGAGCTCGGGATCTGGCTGATTCGGATGTTAGTCTCGGTACTCGGCGGGGAGATCGATGTCGACGTGACCGACACAGGTACCGAAGTTGTGCTTCGCGTTCCGACGTCGTCAGCAAACCGTAATCTGGGTTTAGCCGTACCCGGGCAGATGTCCTAG
- a CDS encoding PAS domain-containing protein, which translates to MSPEPTSPDYGADAFLARLAIEGPAPILAAEAATGTVVAVNEAATELFGRNRSSLIGMHQTELHPPETETRHQEGFQAVQDGREKHVRADAEEPVTILRADGSTVPVDVRSTTFTHADTEYVLGIFQDASERIEDLARLEQQAAAMDLTTSGIALLNGDGEYTYLNDAHVTMFGYDDAEELLGGTWRQIYADDVIERIETEVLPVVEETGSWDGELVGVKRDGTPITQRVSLAQLPDGGITCVNLDLTEQERRLRRLEETRSLAEELMTADNYEEVIDTAIEGVTEIIDRPVSGYWAHEPAGTDTANPTGTAETATDVLVPVSVSSSGASLVEEVPQFRPGESLAWEAFDAGTPAYYPNVAAEVGVHNRETPIGTEFIVPIDDDGVFLVGSPETDNLAEDERELILIVTQYLQTAIELVAQRRQLRTARDRIESEHNQLERVMNTVPQLIFAKNTDGEFLLANEAVADAYGTTVSDMIGSTDADYTAEPDEVDAFTDDDRRVIETGEPLHRTEETLTDAAGNERILETWKIPFKPADSDEDAVLGVANDITDLTDVRDELDRQRRLTNLYAVSNRVFKATDPEDAFDACVEAVAEVVTADELAIYDRNTSKGELVRLATAGDNTESRSRQRIHPGETDLWRAFTESDTCWLPADAVIEADDAAEKQALVTQLGETSLLSVVVDKRDETLESFIRAVSQQVSAALTQLRQETSIAGLSNDVARTQRQADRYQNLWEGMVDTVEAIVTAETSAAVREAVVGFGDRVAEYAFVGTYDPVTERIDPVEVSEAGGPSKLYENDGQAFPAITAASQNEPQRVVDGQETGGSHGEWLNRLLHFGYRESLAVPVSHYGTVYAVAEFISTDAERFAEPERQAVGAVADAAGMRLSTLESANASNAPIAFDLECRDPSPLFPGLSTSGTIVVEHVALTGRENFHLTGRVDGYTETAFRDYVAATPGIELDSIDSIGSNAHEIAVRMRDTPGRSLGSVRDVLMRTDTQLSSVRSRPNADVLEFWTRDPGVIGRVREELSTVSGSCQLVSKRHLSGSSGRRDGSAGSTELTRRQREIAETALQEGYYDDPRGINGADLADRFDVSSSTLHQHLRAAESKIIRGFFE; encoded by the coding sequence ATGAGTCCGGAACCCACGTCTCCCGACTACGGAGCCGACGCGTTCCTCGCGCGGCTGGCGATAGAAGGTCCAGCACCGATCCTCGCCGCAGAGGCCGCCACCGGAACCGTCGTGGCGGTAAACGAGGCTGCGACCGAGCTGTTCGGTCGCAACCGCTCTTCGCTTATCGGGATGCACCAGACCGAACTTCACCCTCCAGAGACTGAGACGCGCCATCAAGAAGGGTTTCAGGCAGTCCAAGACGGGCGGGAGAAACACGTCCGCGCCGACGCGGAGGAGCCGGTAACGATTCTGCGCGCCGACGGGTCGACAGTGCCCGTCGACGTGAGGTCAACGACGTTTACACACGCGGACACCGAGTACGTCCTCGGAATCTTCCAAGACGCCAGCGAACGCATAGAGGACTTGGCTCGGCTCGAACAGCAGGCGGCCGCGATGGACCTGACGACCTCCGGTATTGCGTTATTAAACGGTGACGGTGAGTACACGTACCTCAACGACGCCCACGTCACGATGTTCGGGTACGACGACGCCGAGGAGCTGCTCGGCGGGACCTGGCGGCAGATATACGCGGACGACGTCATCGAGCGAATCGAAACCGAGGTTCTCCCGGTCGTCGAGGAGACGGGGTCGTGGGACGGAGAGTTGGTCGGCGTCAAACGGGACGGCACGCCGATTACACAGCGCGTGTCCCTCGCACAGCTTCCCGACGGGGGAATCACCTGCGTTAATCTCGATCTCACCGAACAAGAACGCCGACTCCGTCGCCTTGAGGAGACACGTTCGCTTGCCGAAGAGCTGATGACTGCAGACAATTACGAGGAAGTGATTGATACTGCCATCGAGGGAGTGACGGAGATTATTGATCGGCCGGTCTCTGGGTATTGGGCACACGAACCTGCTGGAACGGATACAGCGAATCCGACTGGAACTGCGGAGACCGCGACCGACGTGCTCGTTCCGGTGTCTGTCTCCAGTAGCGGAGCGTCGCTTGTCGAGGAGGTACCGCAATTCCGCCCTGGTGAATCGCTTGCGTGGGAGGCGTTCGATGCTGGGACGCCGGCATACTATCCGAATGTCGCCGCGGAGGTGGGCGTTCACAACCGGGAGACGCCAATCGGTACCGAATTTATTGTCCCTATCGACGACGATGGTGTGTTTCTCGTCGGGTCGCCGGAAACGGACAATCTCGCCGAGGACGAACGCGAGCTCATTTTGATCGTCACACAGTACCTCCAGACGGCGATCGAACTCGTCGCGCAGCGACGTCAACTACGTACTGCGCGCGACCGCATAGAGTCAGAACACAATCAGCTCGAACGTGTCATGAATACAGTCCCGCAGCTGATATTCGCGAAGAACACCGACGGCGAATTCTTGCTCGCGAACGAAGCGGTCGCTGACGCGTACGGTACCACCGTCTCGGACATGATCGGTTCGACTGATGCCGACTACACGGCCGAGCCCGACGAGGTGGACGCATTCACCGACGACGATAGACGGGTGATTGAGACCGGCGAGCCGCTCCATCGCACCGAGGAGACGCTGACCGACGCCGCGGGCAACGAGCGGATCTTAGAAACGTGGAAAATACCATTCAAGCCGGCCGACAGCGATGAGGACGCGGTACTCGGCGTTGCCAACGACATCACCGATCTTACCGATGTGCGTGACGAACTCGACCGGCAGCGCCGGTTGACGAACCTCTACGCCGTGAGCAACCGTGTATTCAAAGCAACGGATCCGGAAGACGCGTTTGACGCGTGCGTCGAGGCGGTTGCCGAAGTGGTGACGGCTGACGAACTCGCGATATACGACCGCAATACGTCAAAAGGGGAGTTGGTGCGGCTTGCGACTGCGGGAGACAACACCGAATCACGTAGCCGACAGCGAATTCACCCGGGCGAGACGGACCTCTGGCGAGCGTTCACCGAGTCCGACACGTGCTGGCTCCCGGCCGACGCCGTTATCGAGGCGGACGACGCAGCCGAGAAGCAGGCACTCGTCACACAGCTCGGTGAGACGAGTCTGTTGAGCGTAGTCGTCGACAAACGGGACGAGACGTTGGAATCGTTCATTCGGGCGGTGAGCCAGCAGGTCTCGGCAGCACTCACACAACTTCGCCAGGAGACATCGATAGCGGGGCTCTCAAATGATGTCGCCAGGACCCAGCGGCAAGCGGACCGCTACCAGAACCTGTGGGAGGGGATGGTTGACACAGTTGAAGCGATCGTGACTGCGGAGACATCGGCGGCAGTGCGTGAGGCGGTTGTCGGCTTCGGCGATCGTGTGGCGGAGTACGCGTTCGTTGGCACGTATGATCCGGTCACAGAGCGAATTGACCCGGTCGAAGTGTCCGAGGCAGGTGGACCGTCGAAGCTGTACGAAAACGACGGGCAGGCGTTTCCCGCGATTACCGCTGCCTCACAAAACGAACCACAGCGTGTCGTCGATGGACAAGAGACTGGGGGAAGTCACGGCGAGTGGCTTAATCGACTGCTCCATTTCGGCTACCGAGAATCGCTCGCGGTTCCGGTGAGCCACTACGGGACCGTCTATGCCGTCGCCGAGTTCATCAGTACAGACGCCGAGCGCTTCGCCGAACCAGAACGCCAAGCGGTTGGTGCGGTTGCGGACGCCGCCGGAATGCGACTGTCAACGCTTGAGTCTGCGAACGCGTCGAACGCACCGATCGCCTTCGATCTTGAGTGTCGGGACCCGTCGCCGCTCTTTCCGGGCCTCTCGACGTCCGGGACGATTGTCGTCGAACACGTCGCGCTAACGGGCAGAGAAAACTTTCACCTAACCGGCCGCGTCGACGGCTACACCGAGACCGCGTTTCGTGATTACGTCGCGGCGACGCCGGGTATCGAACTCGACAGTATTGACTCGATCGGTAGCAACGCCCACGAGATTGCCGTGCGGATGAGAGATACACCGGGCCGGTCGCTGGGCTCGGTTCGCGACGTCCTCATGCGGACAGACACACAACTGAGCAGTGTCCGTTCCCGCCCGAACGCTGACGTGTTGGAGTTCTGGACCAGGGACCCGGGGGTGATCGGTCGGGTCCGCGAGGAGTTGTCTACCGTCTCCGGTTCGTGTCAGCTCGTCTCGAAGCGCCATCTGTCCGGGTCATCCGGTAGACGCGACGGGTCGGCCGGGAGTACAGAGTTGACGAGAAGACAGCGGGAGATCGCCGAGACAGCGCTCCAAGAAGGATACTATGATGATCCGCGTGGTATCAACGGTGCCGATCTCGCCGACCGGTTCGACGTGTCCTCGTCGACGCTCCACCAGCATCTGCGCGCCGCGGAGTCGAAGATCATCCGCGGCTTCTTCGAGTGA
- a CDS encoding transcription initiation factor IIB translates to MYALGEINRMASALGAPDSTRETAGVIYRRALTDGLVTGRAVESVATAALYAASRMDGVPRSTDEVSAVSRVEQIRVERAYRHVSRELGLEIAPTDPRSFIGRIASDVECTDATEREARRLAGIAVENGVHSGKHPVGIAAGALYAAAKRCDESLRQTDIADATDVSEMTIRNRYPEILAATDTEDE, encoded by the coding sequence ATGTATGCACTCGGTGAGATCAACCGCATGGCTTCCGCGCTTGGTGCGCCGGACAGCACCCGAGAGACAGCAGGCGTCATCTATCGTCGCGCACTTACGGACGGACTCGTTACGGGTCGAGCCGTTGAAAGCGTCGCCACTGCGGCGCTATACGCGGCGAGTCGCATGGACGGTGTCCCGCGCTCTACCGACGAGGTCTCGGCAGTGAGCCGCGTCGAACAAATTCGCGTTGAGCGGGCATATCGACACGTCTCACGTGAACTCGGGTTAGAAATCGCCCCGACAGACCCCCGTTCGTTCATCGGACGGATCGCGTCGGACGTGGAGTGTACGGACGCGACAGAGCGAGAGGCACGACGTCTCGCCGGAATAGCGGTTGAAAACGGCGTTCACAGCGGGAAACATCCGGTAGGCATCGCCGCTGGGGCATTGTACGCGGCCGCTAAGCGATGCGATGAGTCGCTCCGACAGACAGATATCGCTGATGCTACGGACGTGAGCGAGATGACGATACGGAACCGGTATCCTGAGATTTTGGCCGCAACAGATACCGAGGATGAGTAG
- a CDS encoding class I SAM-dependent methyltransferase gives MRRFSAEYLEHTRRGMWDDGRDALADLDLGSRERVLDVGCGTGELTRVLAAEADAAGDADATVIGVDADRDLLGVAREESDGRIGYLAGDATRLPVADGAVDLAVCQALLINLPDPTAAVRELARVSGDLVAAVEPDNADVRVASTVDAEERLEREAREAYVAGVETDVALGDRVREAFDAAGMVDVRTRRYVHEKRTEPPYAEAALRSAARKASGAGLADHREELVAATSEAAYDDLRGRWREMGREVVDAIGAEEYERVEYVPFDVTVGRVPDGG, from the coding sequence GTGCGACGCTTCTCCGCCGAGTACCTCGAACACACCCGCCGCGGGATGTGGGACGACGGCCGCGACGCGCTCGCGGACCTGGACCTGGGGAGCCGCGAGCGCGTCCTCGACGTGGGCTGCGGCACGGGGGAGCTGACCCGCGTGCTGGCCGCGGAGGCGGACGCGGCGGGCGACGCGGACGCGACCGTGATCGGCGTTGACGCCGACCGCGACCTCCTCGGGGTCGCCCGCGAGGAGAGCGACGGGCGGATCGGCTACCTGGCCGGGGACGCGACCCGGCTGCCGGTCGCCGACGGCGCGGTCGACCTGGCGGTCTGTCAGGCGCTCCTGATCAACCTCCCGGACCCGACCGCGGCGGTGCGTGAGCTCGCCCGGGTCTCCGGGGACCTCGTCGCCGCGGTCGAGCCGGACAACGCCGACGTGCGGGTGGCCTCGACGGTCGACGCCGAGGAGCGGCTGGAGCGCGAGGCGCGCGAGGCGTACGTCGCGGGCGTGGAGACGGACGTGGCGCTCGGCGACCGGGTGCGCGAGGCGTTCGACGCGGCCGGGATGGTCGACGTGCGGACCCGACGCTACGTCCACGAGAAGCGGACCGAGCCGCCGTACGCCGAGGCCGCGCTCCGGTCGGCGGCGCGGAAGGCCTCCGGCGCGGGCCTGGCCGACCACCGCGAGGAGCTGGTCGCCGCGACATCGGAGGCGGCCTACGACGACCTCCGGGGGCGCTGGCGCGAGATGGGCCGCGAGGTCGTCGACGCCATCGGCGCCGAGGAGTACGAGCGCGTCGAGTACGTCCCCTTCGACGTGACCGTGGGGCGCGTGCCGGACGGCGGCTGA
- a CDS encoding deoxyribonuclease IV, producing the protein MSLKVGAHVSIAGGVDNAVANQVEVGGNCGQIFTHSPQVWQDPDIGDDEAERFREGTERDLEGPWVIHTSYLVNLCTPKEGLREKSLDSMQKEVDAADKLGIPYVNVHLGAHTGAGVEGGLDNAASVIDDLDVPDGVTVLIESDAGAGTKLGGEFEHLAGIIDRTETDIDVCVDTAHAFAAGYDLSTPEAVDETVAEFDDVVGLEHLKYIHLNDSKHECGTNKDEHAHIGEGHIGEAGMERILNHPDLVDVPLALETPTEDGKSFAWNIDRVRELRRD; encoded by the coding sequence ATGAGCCTCAAGGTCGGCGCGCACGTCTCCATCGCGGGCGGCGTGGACAACGCCGTGGCGAACCAGGTCGAGGTCGGCGGCAACTGCGGACAGATATTCACCCACTCGCCGCAGGTGTGGCAAGACCCGGACATCGGCGACGACGAGGCCGAGCGGTTCCGCGAGGGGACCGAGCGCGACCTGGAGGGACCGTGGGTGATCCACACCTCCTACCTCGTGAACCTCTGTACGCCGAAGGAGGGGCTCCGGGAGAAGTCGCTCGACTCGATGCAAAAGGAGGTCGACGCGGCCGACAAGCTGGGCATCCCGTACGTCAACGTCCACCTCGGCGCGCACACGGGCGCCGGGGTCGAGGGCGGCCTCGACAACGCCGCGTCGGTGATCGACGACCTCGACGTGCCCGACGGCGTGACGGTCCTGATCGAGAGCGACGCGGGCGCGGGGACGAAGCTCGGCGGCGAGTTCGAGCACCTCGCGGGGATCATCGACCGCACGGAGACCGACATCGACGTCTGCGTCGACACGGCCCACGCGTTCGCGGCGGGCTACGACCTCTCGACGCCCGAGGCGGTCGACGAGACGGTCGCGGAGTTCGACGACGTGGTCGGGTTAGAGCACCTGAAGTACATCCACCTCAACGACTCGAAACACGAGTGCGGCACCAACAAGGACGAACACGCCCACATCGGCGAGGGGCACATCGGCGAGGCGGGGATGGAGCGCATCCTCAACCACCCCGATCTGGTCGACGTGCCGCTGGCCCTGGAGACGCCGACGGAGGACGGGAAGAGCTTCGCGTGGAACATCGATCGGGTCCGCGAACTCCGGCGCGACTGA
- a CDS encoding HalOD1 output domain-containing protein, with protein sequence MNSDSSVTRFDPTTTRSALDAVFTAVSEFKNTDAKNLRRLDRYIDADTINLLFGGPDSSTTRIEEGTLSFRYDDVFVTVTHDGWIEVVDADAFPTRPAHHRLSADARAQQSTEAALEAAAAAFAEAEEYVWTAASNASDTELGDPLWAVVEQLWAIQTSIDDLTAQSSSTESLATQTDDQL encoded by the coding sequence ATGAACTCGGACTCGTCAGTTACTCGGTTTGATCCGACGACTACTCGGTCAGCACTCGACGCTGTATTCACTGCTGTCTCCGAGTTTAAAAATACAGATGCCAAAAATCTCCGGCGTCTCGACAGATATATCGACGCCGACACAATCAACCTCCTGTTTGGTGGTCCGGATAGTTCAACAACGCGTATTGAAGAGGGGACCCTTTCGTTTCGATACGACGATGTATTCGTGACTGTGACACATGACGGATGGATCGAGGTCGTCGACGCAGACGCGTTCCCCACACGGCCAGCACACCATAGACTGTCAGCCGACGCACGCGCACAGCAATCGACCGAAGCGGCTCTCGAAGCGGCGGCAGCGGCGTTTGCCGAGGCCGAAGAATACGTCTGGACCGCCGCTAGCAACGCTTCGGATACTGAACTCGGCGATCCGCTCTGGGCAGTGGTGGAGCAACTCTGGGCCATTCAGACATCGATTGACGACCTCACCGCGCAGTCGTCTTCGACTGAATCGCTGGCAACACAGACAGATGACCAGTTGTGA
- a CDS encoding DUF7504 family protein yields MMVYEYLNRPTEPAATATSEDRSSWVDSSVYVDDYGNKLVDRLLAAERHPGEAFEAVLHPSPETIAPAFIADVAVQHDDIVGFAAPSSQLYDDLFYAMYAAMTETGAVLTTKYPHHEVRSRLSTMDPLVIDSTPGAETDGGVDVATTDAGPVRCGDLTSLGVAAERATTQLATGDRTGTFAIATLTQLLAHHDSTALDRFLHELVGQWRNQGVGGLIHLPPARDIDGSSWFGSAHFDYVIEMRTDDGQIEARVCGKRDVAPTWQVVGSSPCSDSEAAAQAVDRQPSGIVDEDGGESIPE; encoded by the coding sequence ATGATGGTGTACGAGTATCTGAACCGGCCCACTGAACCCGCCGCGACTGCGACGAGTGAAGACCGTTCGTCATGGGTCGACTCTTCCGTCTACGTCGACGACTACGGGAACAAGCTAGTTGACCGGCTTCTCGCAGCCGAAAGGCATCCCGGTGAGGCCTTCGAAGCCGTTCTACACCCGTCTCCAGAGACGATCGCACCGGCTTTCATCGCCGATGTTGCGGTCCAACACGACGACATTGTTGGATTCGCCGCGCCGAGCTCCCAGTTGTACGATGACCTGTTTTACGCCATGTACGCGGCGATGACCGAGACGGGCGCGGTGTTGACGACGAAGTACCCACACCATGAGGTTCGCTCGCGGCTCTCGACGATGGACCCTCTCGTCATCGATTCTACCCCTGGTGCCGAGACCGACGGCGGTGTTGACGTCGCGACTACCGACGCCGGACCGGTTCGGTGCGGTGACCTCACTTCACTTGGGGTCGCCGCCGAACGTGCGACGACGCAGCTCGCGACAGGTGATCGAACGGGAACATTCGCGATCGCGACGTTGACCCAACTGCTGGCGCATCATGACTCGACTGCACTCGATAGGTTCCTCCACGAACTGGTCGGTCAGTGGCGAAATCAGGGCGTCGGCGGGCTCATCCACCTGCCACCAGCGAGGGACATCGACGGTTCCAGCTGGTTTGGGTCGGCACACTTCGATTACGTTATTGAGATGCGAACCGACGACGGCCAGATTGAGGCGCGAGTGTGTGGGAAGCGAGATGTTGCCCCCACATGGCAGGTGGTTGGCTCGTCGCCGTGCTCGGATAGTGAAGCGGCGGCCCAAGCAGTGGACCGACAGCCTTCCGGAATAGTCGATGAAGACGGCGGCGAGTCTATCCCGGAGTGA